A DNA window from Pseudodesulfovibrio thermohalotolerans contains the following coding sequences:
- a CDS encoding Fur family transcriptional regulator, whose protein sequence is MKAPQDVFAEYLANENLKMTPQRRIILDTLLKKNDHLSSEELYALVKKRDASIGQATVYRTLKLLSDSGLIEPLDFADGVTRYESSYGKDHHDHLICERCGKNIEIVDEIIEHRQEQLAEKHGFTLQRHKMYLYGVCSECRKK, encoded by the coding sequence ATGAAAGCCCCGCAAGATGTTTTTGCCGAGTATCTGGCCAACGAAAACCTGAAGATGACGCCCCAGCGGCGCATCATTCTTGACACGTTGCTCAAGAAAAACGACCACCTCTCCTCGGAGGAACTTTACGCTCTCGTCAAAAAACGGGATGCCTCCATCGGACAGGCCACGGTCTACAGGACTCTCAAGCTTCTCAGCGACTCCGGGCTGATCGAGCCGCTGGACTTCGCGGACGGCGTTACCCGTTACGAATCCAGCTACGGCAAGGATCACCACGACCATCTCATTTGCGAACGATGCGGCAAGAACATCGAGATCGTGGACGAGATCATCGAACACCGCCAGGAACAGCTCGCCGAAAAACACGGCTTCACCCTGCAACGCCACAAGATGTACCTCTACGGCGTCTGCTCGGAGTGCCGCAAAAAGTAG
- a CDS encoding VCBS domain-containing protein, with translation MADPTTQTLHITLPGTGNIQNYAITPDLPVQFDFDLSSAEFVGRDGDLEIAVEGGGTIVLENYQELADSGSLPSFIMVSGEVVAGDVYLFAFENADQTSEDMETAAGANGGGSGAGEYNDDAGSLADGLTALGGQDDAYAAQSLPTIAGVIGNTPPVANDDFAEIAEQGDADFVIGRTIVFVQDEQEYHNALAQAESGDLPGFMSEFFPLSSGGGFYIDNPNPPQTPGLIEGNVIDNDIDAGGNHDQLRMVTIELLSGNHDNVDTAPVEVLSDDTVIMGKYGVLVIDADGHWDYTLNQEWADVLDEGETYDEVFQYTIADNEGGESNTATLTITVNGSNDMPIAHDDLNVQAVETGDSESYALHASVHDSDLGEEGAQVDVHDDESHDYQDTGNIAVHGNVLAGDDAGGTTDADVDGGDSPDGQTMFVVGVYSHATQTYDHDLPGEGIPDFKSSDGQSYGVAQANPEGEVSVNGQFGTLTIRADGSYDYELYTPEDGEAYDALNALNYDSEDNVDQFSYGIMDDSGAFNYANISFTVNGANDAPVAYADENSVVEFGLKDMEDEGYTGLIEGNVISGDESGIGEDLDADDTQMFVSSVSSNNTEESGSLYTDDNMDPGASTTINGEFGILTINADGSYEYELQNDWESVQALNEEDHPQDVFVYTVTNGYADGVYSNTATLTINISGANDAPVAENDYNTFTESVDNQGAAEVAGNLLAGDDFGGVADHDADNGLSEFTVTGVESQNTENTAGSGDGFDYVLQGQYGTLYLNEDGGYKYVEDQDATNYLNIGDEPVQDVFEYTMTDNQAGVPGDDAGTLTITISGANDAPVAENDYNAFTESADDQGAAEVTGNLLAGDEFGGVADHDADNSLSEFTVTGVESQNTENTAGSGDGFDYVLQGQYGTLYLNEDGGYKYVEDQDATNHLNIGDEPVQDVFEYTMTDNQDGGAKESTATLSIQILGTNDTAVIGGTDTGAMTEDMDVSEAGLLTADGTLTASDVDNTDNAFKPVSEATDSHGGKFTMDGSGNWHYEVGNASVQGMGTDEEYVSEFTVESEDGTTHTVTVTVNGANDAPIAEDDNLDDVNEESGSSLSLGFVGEDNGNGADHDIDVNDSIVSYSAHGDLPAGVTLTENGEVLFNADDPAYNNLAAGHSLEVTFQYVANDGEADSQPATVTFKVVGTNDGATIDTDTEGDTATGNLFEVDWSNNDETKTDDFQASEESGSAQYDQYGNLVVEPAPETLHAEGHLTVTDPDDHSVGTPVDTVDEATLAPTVTHNAGEYSGSFDANGDYSITTDEGGTFTIKAGGSWSYDIDNTLDVVQELGDGESFTETFTVTSQDGTATHDVTVTVNGSNDAPVITNISAPVEDFEDGASGWSDNTVTETSGAFTDFLGRFGKGDSIEKTFEVAEDAKSATIEFNVYEIDSWTLSDNSSWGYDTLTFTVNGNEVEIPLERNLRDDDPVDNTDRSGTITGPDGTLIHWTFSAVTDGTENLGFAGYEDQIHHVTITVENPGDTISLGLGSTLNEALENESFGIDNVAVNSIDGNGDVILTIDENVPGSVAVAQLDATDVEGHEVHYVIDKVLDADGNDVTGDGLFIVDGDKILTGDGKTFDYETSSQYTVTVSPVDSQGAVGQDVDITITIGDVNEPPTGEDFTMHVGLDGAPVPFLGEDANDSADDHVSDPEDDSQALDVMITDLPDHGTLYDGDGNPVESGNLNNTHYDLNELTYVPDSEALDGVLLGSRNFGDADIDNWGQGSGATRVLTLDTNDDGTDNVTITTTVSEGKLIQYADPSAGHIGHGIANGSRNGLNSDETITITFDGADVSYAEIGFSGLGGYFNPGSPQQAFATWEAWDGDELVASGEVNNGMINGVATDGGGAGDIYQNMILDGSVLGEGKVFDKLVFSTTEENDGPYPATWELSYVDAEFANNDSFDYIPVDSEGMTDPDGSSTVTVDILPDRPVEQDPIAVNDSASVYEPNTDGLDYTVSANVLSNDVDADNTPSEMSLTSLTYTDSDGLATFIDFQNGTITVDGTESEYNGSFQTEHGVMTIGADGNYTYTATDNTLTPDDAPTETFTYTMTDGDNVDNDAVAQTADLVITVNGLNDAPVDGNETATMDEDSTKSGNVLYNASDVDGDDLQVTSFKVAGDETIHNAGDQVTIENVGTIRIDANGSYTFDPADNFNGTVPQITYTVSDGDLTDTSTLDIQVAPVNDGPDAVDDGSQTSPLTMDEDDTLFVNVLNNDSDPEGDSLSITDFDENVYDSDNNLIGTVAVGTNEIGQTGLIFTPVGDYNGPAQFEYTISDGDLTDSATVTIQVAPVNDGPNAVDDGSQTTPLTMDEDGTLFVNVLNNDSDPEGDSLSITDFDENVYDSDNNLIGTVAVGTNELGQTGLIFIPVGDYNGPAQFEYTISDGEKTDSATVTIQVAPVNDRPDAVDDGSEAEPLTMDEDGTLFVNVLNNDSDPEGDSLSITDFDENVYDSDNNLIGTVVVGTNEIGQTGLIFTPVGDYNGPAQFEYTISDGEKPDSATVTIQVSPVNDRPDAVDDGSEAEPLTMDQGDTLLIDVLANDTDPDNDSLSIESFDSNATDGNGNVVGTVQQVGDQLLFTPDEGYDGSAHFNYTVTDGGLTDSAQVTLNVLSTNDAPKAVDDLFSDQPGTVNDTNIVTEGGTNFESNPINYLLIVDTSGSMSYNNRMNEAKAALNEMLETLQDQINTSGGSVKVGLIDFDDNAVARTYTLTDDPATTDYQEALNFIAGFNASGATYYQTALQTANTWVENESNGIETQVIFMSDGAPNNATNWQDELATLHSTTSVTGVGIEMGTQNMQYINEINEHGDGMDLSDPRDLNGLLQALLTQTSTEGNTATGNVLDNDTDPDGDDLTVVGIALGEEVGHEAFTSLSDVGAGADDADTAVMTGTFGTLTIHSDGTYEYAADQPAADELATGETRTEAFTYQVSDGQGGFGKATLNFQINGADDAPVAVNDVYAGLELTPGYWHTASNETSINDADFDGTISYGYQGSYYQGDGFTISSNGWTNIVQVGEDDLGISSHYGDDPNIDGNTAETMYISFAAPQDSVTITLGDINAKDTPVFWIMRNDGNWVQGGNDMYSDGVFTATGNIRYIAIGANHWKKDSFYLESLNATATVTSTDWIAASVTPEGISGNVLLNDHDAEDTDHTETGGTGTDLVVLGATGADGYVSLAETVHDDAATGTIQGEYGTLTLNADGTFQYQVDSALVNNVDDPGVETFEYQIADSDGMTSTATLEFPITVAGNNSVIVGTSGNDSLHGDGGDNVIFGLAGDDNVFISSGNDTVTLGEGADTITIDPNYLTDGDGTMTITDFNLGENDAFALDNLTNAISVEISASGTNNTDLNLVFSDLNGHSDMTVILQGVNPDMNNVPDAPEPISSGDELNALIQSIINSGNDMNS, from the coding sequence ATGGCCGATCCTACCACTCAGACTCTGCATATTACGCTTCCCGGCACCGGCAACATCCAAAACTACGCAATCACGCCGGACCTCCCTGTTCAGTTCGATTTCGACCTCTCCTCCGCTGAATTCGTCGGGCGGGACGGAGATCTTGAGATAGCCGTAGAGGGCGGGGGCACCATCGTCCTCGAAAATTACCAGGAGCTGGCCGACAGCGGTTCGCTGCCCTCCTTCATCATGGTCAGCGGCGAGGTGGTGGCTGGCGACGTCTATCTTTTCGCTTTCGAGAATGCGGACCAGACTTCCGAGGATATGGAAACCGCGGCTGGCGCCAACGGCGGCGGCTCCGGCGCAGGTGAGTACAACGACGACGCAGGTTCCCTGGCGGACGGTCTGACCGCTCTGGGCGGCCAGGACGACGCTTACGCCGCCCAGTCCCTGCCGACTATTGCGGGCGTCATCGGCAACACTCCGCCCGTCGCCAATGACGATTTCGCCGAAATCGCCGAGCAGGGCGACGCCGACTTTGTTATCGGACGCACCATCGTCTTCGTCCAGGACGAACAGGAGTACCACAATGCCCTGGCGCAGGCCGAAAGCGGCGATCTGCCCGGCTTCATGAGCGAATTCTTCCCCCTGTCCTCGGGCGGCGGATTCTACATAGATAATCCCAATCCCCCGCAAACCCCCGGCCTGATCGAGGGCAACGTCATCGATAACGACATCGACGCCGGCGGCAATCACGACCAGTTGCGCATGGTCACCATCGAACTCCTGAGCGGAAATCACGATAACGTGGACACCGCCCCGGTTGAGGTGTTGTCCGACGACACCGTAATCATGGGCAAATATGGCGTGCTGGTCATTGATGCCGACGGGCACTGGGACTACACCCTGAATCAGGAATGGGCCGACGTCCTTGACGAGGGCGAGACCTATGATGAAGTTTTTCAGTACACCATCGCTGACAATGAAGGCGGCGAGAGCAACACCGCCACCCTTACCATCACGGTCAACGGGTCCAACGACATGCCCATCGCCCACGACGACCTGAACGTCCAGGCTGTCGAAACCGGCGATTCCGAAAGCTACGCCCTCCACGCTTCGGTCCACGATTCGGACCTCGGCGAGGAAGGAGCCCAGGTGGACGTCCACGACGACGAAAGCCACGACTACCAGGACACCGGCAACATCGCCGTCCACGGCAATGTGCTCGCTGGCGACGACGCTGGCGGCACCACCGATGCCGATGTGGACGGCGGCGACTCTCCCGACGGCCAGACCATGTTCGTGGTCGGCGTATATTCCCACGCCACCCAGACCTACGACCACGACCTGCCCGGCGAAGGCATCCCTGATTTCAAATCCTCGGACGGCCAGTCCTATGGCGTCGCCCAGGCCAACCCCGAAGGCGAAGTCTCTGTAAACGGCCAGTTCGGCACCCTGACCATCCGCGCCGACGGCTCCTATGACTACGAACTCTACACTCCCGAGGACGGCGAGGCCTACGACGCCCTGAACGCGCTGAATTACGACAGCGAAGACAACGTCGACCAGTTCTCCTACGGAATCATGGACGACTCCGGCGCCTTCAACTACGCCAACATTTCCTTCACCGTAAACGGCGCCAACGACGCTCCCGTTGCCTATGCGGACGAAAATTCCGTGGTCGAGTTCGGCCTCAAGGATATGGAGGACGAAGGCTACACAGGCCTGATCGAAGGCAACGTCATCAGCGGCGACGAGTCCGGCATCGGAGAAGACCTCGACGCGGACGACACCCAGATGTTCGTCTCCTCCGTTTCCTCGAACAACACCGAAGAAAGCGGCTCCCTGTACACTGACGACAACATGGACCCCGGCGCTTCGACGACCATCAACGGCGAATTCGGTATTTTGACCATCAATGCCGACGGCTCCTACGAATACGAACTTCAGAACGACTGGGAAAGCGTCCAGGCCCTCAACGAGGAGGACCATCCGCAGGACGTCTTCGTTTACACCGTCACCAACGGATACGCGGACGGTGTCTACAGCAACACCGCGACCCTGACGATCAATATCTCCGGCGCGAATGACGCTCCGGTGGCCGAAAACGACTACAACACCTTCACCGAATCCGTGGACAACCAGGGCGCGGCCGAGGTCGCGGGCAATCTGCTGGCAGGCGACGACTTCGGCGGCGTGGCCGACCACGACGCGGACAACGGGTTGTCCGAGTTCACTGTTACCGGCGTCGAAAGCCAAAACACCGAGAACACGGCCGGTTCCGGCGACGGGTTCGACTACGTGCTCCAGGGCCAGTACGGTACCCTCTATCTGAACGAGGACGGCGGCTACAAGTACGTCGAGGACCAGGATGCCACCAATTATCTGAATATCGGTGACGAGCCGGTCCAGGATGTCTTCGAATACACCATGACCGACAACCAGGCCGGTGTCCCGGGCGATGATGCGGGTACTCTGACGATCACCATCTCCGGCGCAAACGACGCTCCGGTGGCCGAAAACGACTACAACGCCTTCACCGAATCCGCGGACGACCAGGGCGCGGCCGAGGTCACGGGCAACCTGCTGGCGGGCGACGAATTCGGCGGCGTGGCCGACCACGACGCGGACAACTCGTTGTCCGAGTTCACTGTTACCGGCGTCGAAAGCCAAAACACCGAGAACACGGCCGGTTCCGGCGACGGGTTCGACTACGTGCTCCAGGGCCAGTACGGCACCCTCTATCTGAACGAGGACGGCGGCTACAAGTACGTCGAGGACCAGGACGCCACCAATCATCTGAATATCGGCGACGAGCCGGTCCAGGATGTCTTCGAATACACCATGACCGACAACCAGGACGGCGGAGCCAAGGAAAGCACCGCCACCCTGAGCATCCAGATTCTCGGCACCAACGACACGGCCGTCATCGGCGGCACCGACACCGGCGCCATGACCGAGGACATGGACGTCTCCGAAGCGGGACTGCTGACAGCCGATGGTACGCTCACCGCCTCCGACGTGGACAACACCGACAACGCGTTCAAGCCCGTCAGCGAAGCCACCGACTCCCACGGCGGCAAGTTCACCATGGACGGCTCCGGCAACTGGCACTACGAGGTCGGCAACGCCTCCGTGCAGGGCATGGGCACCGACGAAGAGTACGTCAGCGAATTCACTGTCGAATCCGAGGACGGGACCACCCACACCGTGACCGTGACGGTCAACGGCGCGAACGACGCCCCCATCGCCGAAGACGACAATCTCGACGACGTGAATGAAGAGTCCGGTTCTTCCCTGTCTCTCGGCTTCGTGGGCGAGGACAACGGCAACGGCGCGGACCACGACATCGATGTCAACGACAGCATTGTCAGCTACAGCGCCCACGGCGACCTGCCTGCGGGCGTGACCCTGACCGAGAACGGCGAGGTCCTGTTCAACGCAGACGACCCGGCCTACAACAACCTGGCCGCCGGTCACTCTCTTGAGGTCACTTTCCAGTACGTGGCCAACGACGGCGAGGCCGATTCCCAGCCCGCCACCGTGACCTTCAAGGTTGTCGGCACCAACGACGGCGCGACCATCGACACGGACACCGAAGGCGACACCGCCACCGGCAACCTCTTCGAGGTCGACTGGTCCAATAATGACGAGACCAAGACCGACGATTTCCAGGCCAGCGAGGAAAGCGGCTCCGCGCAGTACGACCAATACGGCAACCTCGTGGTCGAGCCCGCACCCGAGACCCTGCACGCAGAGGGCCATCTGACCGTGACCGACCCGGACGACCACTCCGTGGGCACCCCGGTCGACACCGTGGACGAAGCCACCCTGGCTCCGACCGTGACTCACAACGCAGGCGAGTACAGCGGCAGCTTCGACGCGAACGGCGACTACTCCATCACCACGGACGAGGGCGGCACCTTCACCATCAAGGCCGGCGGCTCCTGGTCCTACGATATCGACAACACCCTGGATGTGGTCCAGGAACTGGGCGACGGCGAGTCCTTCACCGAAACCTTCACAGTCACATCCCAGGACGGCACCGCCACCCATGACGTCACGGTGACCGTAAACGGCTCCAACGACGCCCCGGTCATCACTAATATCTCCGCTCCGGTGGAGGACTTCGAGGACGGTGCTTCCGGCTGGTCCGACAACACCGTGACCGAAACCTCCGGCGCGTTCACCGACTTCCTCGGCCGCTTCGGCAAGGGCGACTCCATCGAAAAGACCTTCGAAGTCGCGGAAGACGCCAAGTCGGCGACCATCGAATTCAACGTCTACGAGATCGACTCCTGGACCTTGAGTGACAACTCCTCCTGGGGTTACGACACGCTGACCTTCACCGTAAACGGCAACGAAGTGGAAATTCCCCTGGAACGGAACCTCCGCGACGATGATCCCGTGGACAACACGGACCGCTCCGGCACCATCACCGGCCCCGACGGTACTCTCATTCACTGGACCTTCTCCGCCGTGACCGATGGCACCGAGAACCTCGGCTTCGCCGGTTACGAAGACCAGATCCACCATGTGACCATCACCGTGGAGAACCCCGGCGACACCATCAGCCTGGGTCTCGGCTCCACCCTGAACGAAGCGCTGGAAAACGAATCCTTCGGCATCGACAACGTGGCGGTCAATTCCATAGACGGAAACGGCGATGTAATCCTGACCATCGATGAGAACGTGCCCGGCTCCGTTGCCGTGGCCCAACTCGACGCCACCGACGTCGAAGGCCATGAAGTCCACTACGTCATCGACAAGGTCCTGGACGCCGACGGCAATGACGTCACCGGCGACGGCCTGTTCATCGTGGACGGCGACAAGATCCTGACCGGGGACGGCAAGACCTTTGATTACGAGACAAGCAGTCAGTATACCGTGACCGTCTCCCCTGTTGACTCCCAGGGTGCTGTTGGTCAGGATGTGGACATTACCATTACTATCGGCGACGTGAACGAACCGCCCACAGGCGAGGACTTCACCATGCACGTCGGCCTGGATGGCGCGCCCGTGCCCTTCCTGGGCGAGGACGCCAACGACTCCGCCGACGACCACGTTTCCGACCCCGAGGACGACTCTCAGGCCCTCGACGTCATGATTACCGACCTGCCCGACCACGGCACGCTCTACGACGGCGACGGAAATCCCGTCGAATCCGGCAATCTGAACAACACCCACTATGACCTCAACGAGCTGACTTACGTACCCGACTCGGAAGCCCTTGATGGCGTACTCCTCGGCTCGCGCAACTTCGGTGACGCCGACATCGACAACTGGGGCCAGGGTTCCGGCGCAACCCGCGTCCTGACCTTGGACACCAATGACGACGGCACCGACAATGTTACCATCACCACGACAGTCAGCGAAGGCAAGCTGATCCAGTACGCCGACCCCAGCGCAGGCCACATAGGGCACGGCATAGCCAACGGCAGCCGTAACGGCCTGAATTCCGACGAGACCATTACCATCACCTTCGACGGCGCGGACGTGTCCTACGCCGAGATCGGCTTCTCCGGCCTGGGCGGCTACTTCAACCCGGGCAGCCCCCAGCAGGCGTTCGCCACCTGGGAGGCCTGGGACGGCGACGAGTTGGTCGCCTCCGGTGAAGTCAACAACGGAATGATAAACGGCGTAGCCACCGACGGCGGCGGCGCGGGCGATATCTATCAGAACATGATTCTGGACGGCTCCGTGCTTGGTGAAGGCAAGGTCTTCGACAAACTGGTGTTCTCGACCACTGAAGAGAACGACGGCCCCTACCCTGCCACCTGGGAGCTGTCCTATGTCGACGCCGAATTCGCCAACAACGATTCCTTCGACTACATCCCCGTGGATTCCGAAGGAATGACCGATCCCGACGGCTCCTCCACCGTGACCGTCGACATTCTGCCCGACCGCCCGGTCGAGCAGGACCCGATCGCCGTGAACGACTCCGCCTCGGTCTACGAACCCAACACCGACGGGCTCGACTACACGGTCTCGGCCAATGTCCTGTCCAACGACGTTGACGCAGACAACACCCCGAGCGAGATGTCCCTGACCTCGCTGACCTACACGGACTCCGACGGGCTGGCGACCTTCATCGACTTCCAGAACGGAACCATCACCGTGGACGGCACGGAAAGCGAATACAACGGCTCCTTCCAGACCGAACACGGCGTCATGACCATCGGAGCCGACGGCAACTACACCTACACGGCCACCGACAACACTCTGACGCCCGATGACGCGCCCACCGAAACCTTTACCTACACGATGACCGACGGCGACAACGTGGACAACGATGCCGTTGCCCAGACCGCCGACCTGGTCATCACCGTGAACGGTCTCAACGACGCTCCAGTGGACGGCAACGAAACCGCGACCATGGACGAGGACTCCACCAAGTCCGGCAACGTGCTGTACAACGCTTCCGACGTGGACGGCGACGACCTGCAGGTCACCTCCTTCAAGGTGGCTGGAGACGAAACTATCCATAACGCCGGCGACCAGGTGACCATCGAAAACGTGGGCACCATACGGATCGACGCCAACGGCTCCTATACCTTTGACCCGGCGGACAACTTCAACGGCACTGTGCCGCAGATCACCTACACGGTTTCCGACGGCGACCTGACCGACACCTCCACCCTCGACATCCAGGTCGCCCCGGTGAACGACGGTCCCGACGCGGTGGACGACGGCTCCCAGACCTCCCCGCTGACCATGGATGAGGACGACACTCTGTTCGTCAATGTTCTGAACAACGACTCCGACCCCGAGGGCGACTCCCTGTCCATCACCGACTTTGACGAGAACGTGTACGACAGCGACAACAACCTGATCGGCACCGTGGCCGTGGGCACCAACGAAATCGGGCAGACCGGCCTGATCTTCACTCCGGTGGGCGACTACAATGGCCCGGCGCAGTTCGAATACACCATCTCGGACGGCGACCTGACCGACTCCGCCACCGTGACCATCCAGGTCGCCCCGGTGAACGACGGCCCCAACGCGGTGGACGACGGCTCCCAGACCACCCCGCTGACCATGGATGAGGACGGCACTCTGTTCGTCAATGTCCTGAACAACGACTCCGACCCCGAGGGCGACTCCCTGTCCATCACCGACTTCGACGAGAACGTGTACGACAGCGACAACAACCTGATCGGCACCGTGGCCGTGGGCACCAACGAACTCGGGCAGACCGGCCTGATCTTCATTCCGGTGGGCGACTACAATGGTCCGGCGCAGTTCGAATACACCATCTCGGACGGCGAAAAGACCGACTCCGCCACCGTGACCATCCAGGTCGCCCCGGTGAACGACAGGCCCGACGCGGTGGACGACGGCTCCGAAGCCGAACCGCTGACCATGGATGAGGACGGCACTCTGTTCGTCAATGTCCTGAACAACGACTCCGACCCCGAGGGCGACTCCCTGTCCATCACCGACTTTGACGAGAACGTGTACGACAGCGACAACAACCTGATCGGCACCGTGGTCGTGGGCACCAACGAAATCGGGCAGACCGGCCTGATCTTCACTCCGGTGGGCGACTACAATGGCCCGGCGCAGTTCGAATACACCATCTCGGACGGTGAAAAGCCCGACTCCGCCACCGTGACCATCCAGGTCTCCCCGGTGAACGACAGGCCCGACGCGGTGGACGACGGCTCCGAAGCCGAACCGCTGACCATGGACCAGGGCGACACCCTGCTCATCGACGTCCTCGCCAACGACACCGATCCGGACAATGACTCGCTGTCCATCGAATCCTTCGACTCGAATGCCACCGATGGCAACGGTAATGTCGTCGGTACGGTCCAGCAGGTTGGAGATCAGTTGCTCTTCACTCCCGACGAAGGATACGACGGGTCGGCGCACTTCAACTACACCGTCACCGACGGCGGCTTGACGGACAGCGCGCAAGTAACGCTGAACGTTCTCTCCACCAATGACGCTCCCAAGGCCGTGGACGACTTGTTCAGCGACCAGCCAGGCACCGTCAACGATACCAACATTGTGACCGAGGGTGGTACGAACTTCGAATCCAACCCGATCAACTACCTGTTGATCGTGGATACATCGGGGTCCATGTCCTACAACAACCGCATGAACGAAGCCAAGGCGGCTCTCAATGAAATGCTGGAGACATTGCAGGATCAGATCAACACCAGCGGCGGCTCGGTAAAGGTCGGCCTGATCGACTTCGACGACAACGCTGTCGCCCGTACCTACACGCTGACCGATGACCCGGCGACAACCGACTACCAGGAGGCGCTCAACTTCATCGCAGGCTTTAACGCCTCCGGGGCGACCTACTACCAAACGGCATTGCAAACGGCCAACACATGGGTGGAAAACGAATCGAACGGCATTGAAACCCAAGTCATCTTCATGTCGGACGGCGCGCCCAACAACGCCACCAATTGGCAGGACGAGCTGGCGACATTGCACAGCACGACCAGCGTTACCGGCGTCGGCATTGAAATGGGTACGCAAAACATGCAGTACATCAACGAGATCAATGAGCACGGCGACGGTATGGACCTCAGTGACCCGAGAGATCTGAATGGTCTGCTGCAGGCCCTCCTGACCCAGACCAGCACCGAAGGCAACACCGCCACCGGCAACGTGCTCGACAACGACACCGATCCGGACGGCGACGACCTGACCGTCGTCGGCATCGCGCTCGGCGAAGAGGTCGGGCACGAAGCCTTCACTTCGCTCTCGGACGTCGGTGCCGGTGCGGATGACGCGGATACCGCAGTCATGACCGGCACGTTCGGTACCTTGACCATCCACTCCGACGGAACCTACGAATACGCCGCCGATCAGCCTGCGGCTGACGAACTGGCGACCGGCGAGACCAGGACAGAAGCCTTCACCTATCAGGTATCCGATGGGCAGGGCGGCTTCGGCAAAGCCACCCTGAACTTCCAGATCAACGGTGCGGACGACGCCCCCGTGGCCGTCAACGATGTCTATGCAGGATTGGAACTCACCCCCGGCTACTGGCATACCGCATCCAACGAAACGAGCATCAATGACGCCGATTTCGATGGCACGATCTCCTACGGATACCAAGGTTCCTACTATCAAGGTGACGGCTTCACCATTAGCTCCAATGGATGGACCAACATTGTCCAGGTCGGTGAAGACGACCTGGGAATATCCAGCCATTACGGAGACGATCCCAACATCGACGGCAACACGGCTGAAACTATGTACATCTCCTTCGCCGCACCGCAAGATTCGGTCACGATCACACTCGGAGACATCAATGCCAAGGACACCCCCGTGTTCTGGATCATGAGAAACGACGGGAATTGGGTCCAAGGTGGCAACGACATGTACTCAGATGGAGTGTTCACCGCCACCGGCAACATCCGGTACATCGCCATCGGAGCCAATCACTGGAAAAAGGACTCTTTCTATCTGGAATCCCTGAATGCCACTGCAACCGTCACGAGTACCGACTGGATTGCGGCATCCGTGACGCCTGAGGGCATCAGCGGCAACGTCCTGCTGAACGACCACGACGCCGAAGACACCGATCATACCGAGACCGGCGGAACCGGAACGGACCTCGTTGTGCTCGGCGCAACGGGCGCCGACGGCTATGTCTCCCTGGCGGAGACCGTTCACGACGACGCTGCCACCGGCACCATCCAGGGCGAATACGGAACCCTGACCCTGAATGCGGACGGGACGTTCCAGTACCAAGTGGATTCTGCCCTGGTGAACAATGTCGACGACCCGGGTGTTGAGACCTTCGAATACCAGATCGCGGATTCCGACGGCATGACCAGCACGGCCACGCTGGAATTCCCCATCACGGTTGCAGGCAACAACTCGGTCATCGTCGGCACTTCCGGTAACGACTCCCTGCACGGCGACGGCGGCGACAACGTCATCTTCGGTCTGGCAGGAGACGACAACGTCTTCATCAGCTCCGGGAACGACACTGTCACCCTAGGCGAAGGAGCCGACACCATCACCATAGACCCGAACTACCTGACCGACGGCGATGGAACCATGACAATCACCGACTTCAACCTGGGCGAAAACGACGCATTCGCTCTCGACAACCTGACCAACGCCATCTCGGTTGAAATCTCCGCATCCGGAACGAACAACACGGATTTGAACCTGGTGTTCAGCGATCTGAACGGCCATTCCGACATGACCGTCATCCTCCAGGGCGTAAACCCCGACATGAACAACGTCCCGGACGCCCCTGAACCGATCTCCTCCGGCGATGAACTGAACGCCCTGATTCAGTCGATCATCAACTCCGGAAACGACATGAACTCCTAA